One window of the Salvelinus sp. IW2-2015 linkage group LG10, ASM291031v2, whole genome shotgun sequence genome contains the following:
- the LOC111969505 gene encoding LOW QUALITY PROTEIN: wee1-like protein kinase 1-A isoform X1 (The sequence of the model RefSeq protein was modified relative to this genomic sequence to represent the inferred CDS: substituted 1 base at 1 genomic stop codon) produces MSFSCRLFVGTSRKMGPIRQRLDFNQSDGEDDGNNSIGAESSXAEMDSPVQSLRHNSNLNQYVCNGTMKTSTAEDRVEHWGDGFGCLFPLKSPGTDLMRGSPSPRKGSRPFYNSSSLEFSDNQEDGSSPIPDCPDTPPHKTFRKLRLFDVPHTPKSLLSRARAVTTGSTVXRVGVGVYMNGDSTGRPHTDSRSRQAPMININPFTPDSLLIQTAMLQRNNRKRSHRNDSCGEDMEASDAECEEDIIPLSKRMTLLDSNMISRYATEFHELEKIGSGEFGXVFKCVKRLDGCIYAIKRSKKPLAGSVDEQNALREVXAHAVLGHHPHVVRYYSAWSEDDHMLIQNEYCNGGTLADVVTENYRTMRFFSELDLKDLLLQVARGLKYIHSTSLVHMDIKPSNIFLSRKTVVCVDEFDDEEGPNRNVVYKIGDLGHVTRMDNPQVEEGDSRYLVNEVLQEDYRNLTRADIFALALTVVSASGAEPLPTNGDKWHDIRQGKLPAIPQVLSQEFPSLLKLMIHPDPASRPSASSLTKHPVLLTASRMSADQLRVELNAEKFKNALLQKELKKAQQAKVAAEEKVLISDRVLTRSTLRSSRSSRLIGKKMNRSVSLTIY; encoded by the exons ATGAGTTTCAGTTGCCGACTGTTCGTCGGTACGTCCCGGAAGATGGGACCTATTCGACAAAGACTGGACTTCAACCAGAGTGACGGAGAGGACGATGGCAACAACAGCATTGGAGCCGAGTCGAGTKTTGCCGAAATGGACTCCCCAGTGCAATCGCTGAGACACAACTCAAATTTAAATCAATACGTCTGTAACGGCACCATGAAGACATCTACCGCGGAGGATCGCGTTGAACATTGGGGTGATGGATTTGGATGTCTTTTCCCCCTAAAATCACCAGGGACTGACTTGATGAGGGGGTCCCCTTCTCCGAGAAAAGGTTCCCGGCCCTTCTACAACAGCTCGTCCCTGGAGTTTTCCGACaatcaggaggatggaagctCTCCCATTCCCGATTGTCCCGACACACCGCCCCATAAAACCTTCAGAAAACTCCGACTATTTGATGTCCCCCACACACCTAAG AGTTTGTTGTCCAGAGCCAGGGCGGTGACCACAGGATCCACAGTCTSCCGGGTAGGAGTAGGTGTCTACATGAATGGGGACTCAACAGgaagaccacacacagacagcaggagTAGACAGGCACCAATGATCAACATCAATCCATTCACCCCTGACTCATTACTGATCCAGACAGCAATGTTACAAAGGAACAACAGAAAGAGATCACACAGGAATGA CTCATGTGGAGAGGACATGGAAGCCAGTGATGCAGAGTGTGAAGAGGACATCATTCCACTATCAAAG AGAATGACTCTTCTGGATAGCAACATGATATCAAGATATGCCACAGAGTTTCATGAGCTGGAGAAGATAGGATCTGGGGAGTTTGGCRCTGTCTTCAAATGTGTGAAAAGACTCGATGGCTGCATCTATGCCATCAAACGCTCAAAGAAGCCCCTCGCTGGATCTGTAGACGA ACAGAATGCACTCCGGGAGGTGTARGCCCACGCGGTCTTGGGACAYCACCCCCATGTGGTGAGGTACTACTCTGCRTGGTCAGAGGACGACCACATGCTCATACAGAATGAGTACTGTAACGGCGGCACACTGGCAGACGTGGTCACAGAGAACTACAGAACCATGCGCTTCTTCTCTGAGCTGGACCTCAAGGACCTTCTCCTTCAGGTGGCCCGTGGACTGAAGTACATTCACTCCACCTCTTTGGTTCACATGGACATCAAGCCAA GCAACATCTTCTTATCCCGGAAGACTGTGGTGTGTGTCGATGAATTTGACGATGAGGAAGGACCAAATAGAAATGTTGTTTACAAAATAg GTGATCTTGGCCATGTGACCAGAATGGACAATCCTCAAGTTGAAGAAGGGGACAGCAGGTACCTGGTCAATGAAGTCTTACAAGAG GACTACAGAAACCTCACCAGGGCAGatatttttgccctagcactgaCTGTGGTCAGTGCCTCAGGAGCTGAACCACTCCCAACTAATGGTGACAAGTGGCATGACATCAGACAAGGAAAACTACCTGCGATACCTCAAGTGCTTTCACAGGAATTCCCAAGTTTACTGAAG TTAATGATCCACCCTGACCCTGCCAGTAGGCCGTCTGCCTCTTCCCTCACCAAGCACCCCGTCCTCCTCACTGCCTCCCGCATGAGCGCTGACCAGCTCCGTGTGGAACTCAACGCAGAGAAGTTCAAAAATGCGCTACTGCAGAA GGAGCTGAAAAAGGCCCAGCAGGCCAAAGTAGCTGCAGAGGAGAAGGTTCTGATCTCTGATAGGGTCCTGACACGCTCCACCCTTCGGTCCAGCAGGAGCTCCAGGCTCATCGGCAAGAAGATGAACCGCTCAGTCAGCCTGACCATCTACTGA
- the LOC111969505 gene encoding LOW QUALITY PROTEIN: wee1-like protein kinase 1-B isoform X2 (The sequence of the model RefSeq protein was modified relative to this genomic sequence to represent the inferred CDS: substituted 1 base at 1 genomic stop codon), with translation MSFSCRLFVGTSRKMGPIRQRLDFNQSDGEDDGNNSIGAESSXAEMDSPVQSLRHNSNLNQYVCNGTMKTSTAEDRVEHWGDGFGCLFPLKSPGTDLMRGSPSPRKGSRPFYNSSSLEFSDNQEDGSSPIPDCPDTPPHKTFRKLRLFDVPHTPKSLLSRARAVTTGSTVXRVGVGVYMNGDSTGRPHTDSRSRQAPMININPFTPDSLLIQTAMLQRNNRKRSHRNDSCGEDMEASDAECEEDIIPLSKRMTLLDSNMISRYATEFHELEKIGSGEFGXVFKCVKRLDGCIYAIKRSKKPLAGSVDEQNALREVXAHAVLGHHPHVVRYYSAWSEDDHMLIQNEYCNGGTLADVVTENYRTMRFFSELDLKDLLLQVARGLKYIHSTSLVHMDIKPSNIFLSRKTVVCVDEFDDEEGPNRNVVYKIGDLGHVTRMDNPQVEEGDSRYLVNEVLQEDYRNLTRADIFALALTVVSASGAEPLPTNGDKWHDIRQGKLPAIPQVLSQEFPSLLK, from the exons ATGAGTTTCAGTTGCCGACTGTTCGTCGGTACGTCCCGGAAGATGGGACCTATTCGACAAAGACTGGACTTCAACCAGAGTGACGGAGAGGACGATGGCAACAACAGCATTGGAGCCGAGTCGAGTKTTGCCGAAATGGACTCCCCAGTGCAATCGCTGAGACACAACTCAAATTTAAATCAATACGTCTGTAACGGCACCATGAAGACATCTACCGCGGAGGATCGCGTTGAACATTGGGGTGATGGATTTGGATGTCTTTTCCCCCTAAAATCACCAGGGACTGACTTGATGAGGGGGTCCCCTTCTCCGAGAAAAGGTTCCCGGCCCTTCTACAACAGCTCGTCCCTGGAGTTTTCCGACaatcaggaggatggaagctCTCCCATTCCCGATTGTCCCGACACACCGCCCCATAAAACCTTCAGAAAACTCCGACTATTTGATGTCCCCCACACACCTAAG AGTTTGTTGTCCAGAGCCAGGGCGGTGACCACAGGATCCACAGTCTSCCGGGTAGGAGTAGGTGTCTACATGAATGGGGACTCAACAGgaagaccacacacagacagcaggagTAGACAGGCACCAATGATCAACATCAATCCATTCACCCCTGACTCATTACTGATCCAGACAGCAATGTTACAAAGGAACAACAGAAAGAGATCACACAGGAATGA CTCATGTGGAGAGGACATGGAAGCCAGTGATGCAGAGTGTGAAGAGGACATCATTCCACTATCAAAG AGAATGACTCTTCTGGATAGCAACATGATATCAAGATATGCCACAGAGTTTCATGAGCTGGAGAAGATAGGATCTGGGGAGTTTGGCRCTGTCTTCAAATGTGTGAAAAGACTCGATGGCTGCATCTATGCCATCAAACGCTCAAAGAAGCCCCTCGCTGGATCTGTAGACGA ACAGAATGCACTCCGGGAGGTGTARGCCCACGCGGTCTTGGGACAYCACCCCCATGTGGTGAGGTACTACTCTGCRTGGTCAGAGGACGACCACATGCTCATACAGAATGAGTACTGTAACGGCGGCACACTGGCAGACGTGGTCACAGAGAACTACAGAACCATGCGCTTCTTCTCTGAGCTGGACCTCAAGGACCTTCTCCTTCAGGTGGCCCGTGGACTGAAGTACATTCACTCCACCTCTTTGGTTCACATGGACATCAAGCCAA GCAACATCTTCTTATCCCGGAAGACTGTGGTGTGTGTCGATGAATTTGACGATGAGGAAGGACCAAATAGAAATGTTGTTTACAAAATAg GTGATCTTGGCCATGTGACCAGAATGGACAATCCTCAAGTTGAAGAAGGGGACAGCAGGTACCTGGTCAATGAAGTCTTACAAGAG GACTACAGAAACCTCACCAGGGCAGatatttttgccctagcactgaCTGTGGTCAGTGCCTCAGGAGCTGAACCACTCCCAACTAATGGTGACAAGTGGCATGACATCAGACAAGGAAAACTACCTGCGATACCTCAAGTGCTTTCACAGGAATTCCCAAGTTTACTGAAG TAG